The Flavobacteriaceae bacterium 3519-10 genome includes a window with the following:
- a CDS encoding putative alpha-dextrin endo-1, 6-alpha-glucosidase: protein MQHSAAPALNISLLLNLQKPEQIQMKFTVISHEEDDRPVYITGNFNKWNPRDPLFELREVGRNTYTIDIDDEVLPEHIEYKFTRGGWENGEIDRHGNILRNRKADKSTAEKTDTAERWRTNWAPFKEEFSPIVEIISEDFYIPQLNKTRKIWALLPYNYHESTSAYPVLYLHDAQNLFNEGSSFGNWEIDKKMSILAEYGRGDLIIIAIENAREDRIKEYVLDDHSITENAEGKKYVRFLADTLKPYVDAHFRTLPEREFTGIGGSSLGALISIYSGFLYPEVYSKLMIFSPSLWINPENNYPQMNFSKPYGIKVYLYGGENEGSEMTERIAEFERTMETWETSHSLQFDFRVSINPEGKHQEFYWSQEFPRAMEWLFFDSDEDPKDLSEKAMKISR, encoded by the coding sequence GTGCAGCACTCTGCCGCTCCTGCACTAAATATTTCACTACTTTTAAATCTTCAAAAACCAGAGCAGATACAGATGAAATTTACAGTAATATCTCATGAAGAGGACGACCGGCCGGTCTACATCACCGGAAACTTCAACAAATGGAATCCAAGAGATCCGTTATTCGAACTGAGGGAAGTGGGGCGCAACACTTATACAATCGACATTGATGACGAAGTTCTGCCGGAGCATATTGAATATAAATTTACTCGTGGCGGCTGGGAAAACGGAGAAATAGACCGACACGGCAACATCCTGCGCAACAGAAAGGCCGATAAATCTACCGCGGAAAAGACAGATACCGCCGAAAGATGGCGGACAAACTGGGCGCCTTTCAAGGAAGAATTTTCGCCTATCGTTGAAATTATTTCAGAAGATTTCTATATTCCTCAGCTTAACAAAACACGTAAAATATGGGCTTTGCTGCCTTATAATTACCATGAATCAACAAGCGCTTACCCGGTTCTGTATCTGCACGATGCCCAAAACCTTTTCAATGAAGGCTCGTCATTCGGAAACTGGGAAATAGATAAAAAAATGTCGATTCTTGCGGAATATGGCCGTGGAGACCTCATCATCATTGCCATTGAGAACGCACGCGAAGACCGCATCAAAGAGTATGTGCTGGATGACCATTCGATCACCGAAAATGCCGAAGGAAAAAAATACGTCCGCTTTTTGGCAGATACGCTGAAGCCTTATGTTGATGCTCATTTCCGCACGCTTCCCGAAAGGGAATTCACCGGAATTGGCGGCAGTTCCCTCGGCGCACTGATCAGCATTTACAGCGGTTTTCTGTATCCCGAAGTTTATTCAAAACTCATGATTTTCTCGCCGTCGCTATGGATAAATCCCGAAAATAATTATCCACAGATGAATTTCAGCAAACCGTATGGCATCAAAGTTTATTTATACGGAGGCGAAAATGAAGGATCAGAAATGACGGAGCGGATTGCAGAATTCGAAAGAACCATGGAAACCTGGGAAACATCACATTCGCTGCAGTTTGATTTCCGCGTAAGCATCAATCCTGAGGGGAAACACCAGGAATTTTACTGGTCACAGGAGTTTCCGCGTGCGATGGAATGGCTGTTTTTCGATTCCGACGAAGATCCAAAAGATCTTTCTGAAAAAGCAATGAAAATAAGCCGGTAA
- a CDS encoding 1,4-alpha-glucan (glycogen) branching enzyme codes for MENVISHSLFTDHDIYLFREGSHYKLYDKFGAHTIEVSGIAGVYFAVWAPNANEVSVIGTFNGWHSESHKLFPRWDGSGIWEGFIPDLKWGDLYKYAIRTNKDVLLEKGDPFALSWEQNVQAGSVISTTWFEWTDQNWMAERWKNNSFEAPISVYEMHLGSWMRGTDDPDKFFSYREIAARLVPYLKEMNFTHVEFMPVMEYPYDPSWGYQVTGFFAGTSRFGSPQDLMFLISELHQNGIGVILDWVPSHFPGDANGLHFFDGTFLYEHEDPRKGFHPDWKSYIFNYGRPEVKSFLISNAMFWLDRYHADGLRVDAVTSMLHLDYSRNEGEWEPNVEGGNVNLEAKKFLQDFNKAVYKEFPDIITIAEESSDFPMLTKPVHDGGIGFGMKWMMGWMHDTLKYFKTDPLGRKFEHNKLTFASMYMYNENYMMPLSHDEVVHGKASLIYKMPGDEWQKFANLRALYTYMYTHPGAKLLFMGCEFAQTREWNFTQSLDWHLLGYEVHKGMQSYVKDLNKIYSAEKSLHENQFKPEGFEWVEANDDNNSIYIYLRKGKTEDDVTMTVLNLTPRVFDYKIGINEGTRWDVILNSDERKYGGSGVDAEIVDEEDDEWMYRPNAVILRLPPLAGVVLRQQKSAEVEPLNKVSNKTSKKTAGNGKKAGAGKKTKTSAKK; via the coding sequence ATGGAAAATGTTATTTCTCACTCCTTGTTTACGGACCACGATATTTATCTTTTTCGCGAAGGAAGCCATTATAAACTCTACGATAAATTCGGTGCGCACACCATTGAAGTTTCCGGTATTGCAGGCGTTTATTTTGCAGTATGGGCGCCCAACGCTAACGAAGTTTCGGTAATCGGTACTTTTAACGGTTGGCATTCAGAATCTCATAAACTTTTTCCCAGATGGGACGGGTCAGGGATTTGGGAAGGGTTTATTCCGGATCTTAAATGGGGCGATCTTTACAAATACGCGATCCGCACAAATAAAGACGTTCTTCTCGAAAAAGGAGATCCTTTTGCCCTGAGTTGGGAGCAGAACGTGCAGGCGGGTTCTGTAATTTCAACAACCTGGTTTGAATGGACAGACCAAAACTGGATGGCAGAACGCTGGAAAAACAACAGTTTCGAAGCACCGATATCAGTATACGAAATGCATCTGGGTTCCTGGATGCGAGGCACAGACGATCCCGATAAGTTTTTCAGCTACCGAGAGATCGCGGCGCGACTGGTTCCGTATCTGAAGGAAATGAATTTCACTCACGTGGAATTTATGCCCGTAATGGAATATCCGTATGATCCGAGTTGGGGTTATCAGGTGACCGGTTTTTTTGCCGGAACGTCGCGTTTTGGCTCACCACAGGACCTGATGTTTCTGATCAGCGAACTCCATCAGAATGGAATTGGTGTCATTCTCGATTGGGTGCCCTCGCATTTCCCGGGAGACGCAAATGGGCTGCATTTTTTCGACGGAACTTTTCTCTACGAACATGAAGATCCACGTAAAGGCTTCCATCCAGACTGGAAATCATATATCTTCAATTATGGCCGGCCTGAGGTGAAATCTTTTCTGATTTCGAATGCAATGTTCTGGCTTGACCGTTATCATGCCGACGGCCTTCGGGTAGATGCCGTAACTTCAATGCTTCACCTGGACTATTCGCGAAACGAGGGTGAGTGGGAACCGAACGTTGAAGGCGGCAACGTTAACTTAGAAGCCAAAAAATTTCTACAGGATTTTAATAAAGCGGTGTATAAAGAATTTCCGGATATCATTACCATTGCTGAAGAAAGTTCAGATTTCCCGATGCTCACCAAGCCTGTGCACGACGGCGGCATTGGTTTCGGAATGAAATGGATGATGGGCTGGATGCATGATACGCTGAAATACTTTAAAACAGATCCTCTCGGCCGCAAATTTGAGCATAACAAACTCACATTTGCGTCGATGTACATGTATAATGAGAATTACATGATGCCGCTTTCCCACGACGAAGTGGTTCATGGCAAAGCAAGTCTGATCTACAAAATGCCCGGCGACGAATGGCAGAAGTTTGCAAACCTGCGCGCGCTCTACACCTATATGTACACGCATCCGGGCGCAAAACTGCTGTTTATGGGCTGCGAATTCGCACAGACGCGCGAATGGAATTTCACGCAGTCTCTGGATTGGCATTTGCTCGGTTATGAGGTGCACAAAGGCATGCAGAGCTATGTGAAAGATTTAAATAAAATATACTCCGCAGAAAAGTCGCTGCACGAAAACCAGTTCAAACCCGAAGGATTCGAATGGGTTGAAGCGAATGACGACAATAATTCAATCTATATTTATCTAAGAAAAGGAAAAACTGAGGATGATGTTACGATGACGGTTCTTAATCTTACCCCGCGCGTATTCGATTATAAGATTGGTATAAACGAAGGCACACGCTGGGATGTAATTCTTAATTCCGATGAAAGAAAATACGGCGGAAGTGGCGTGGATGCTGAAATAGTGGATGAAGAGGACGATGAGTGGATGTACCGCCCGAATGCTGTAATATTAAGGTTGCCCCCACTCGCAGGTGTTGTTCTGCGACAGCAAAAATCTGCGGAGGTCGAGCCTTTAAACAAGGTTTCAAACAAAACATCAAAGAAAACCGCGGGAAATGGTAAGAAAGCCGGCGCCGGTAAAAAAACGAAAACTTCTGCGAAAAAGTAA
- a CDS encoding Glycogen synthase, ADP-glucose transglucosylase: protein MKIFNISLECYPVAKVGGLADVVGALPKYLNKIDGVESSVVMPWYNKPFMHQHEFEVVFEGLIHQSYHTFPVKVMKEKSGVLGFDLYCVKIPGLLDRDNPYGYWDESQQFLAFQHGVLHWLTSMKIRPDILHCHDYHTGLVPFMIENCPEFSFLKGVKTVGTIHNGEYQGQMKWEMASYLPWYNSDHWGLLDWDGYINPLACMIKCCHRFNAVSEGYLQELFHSFRGLESLMQQEHAKAFGIINGIDTEVWDPATDIFLDFRFNTESAAAGKWENKKSLCEEYGLNPDLPLFGFIGRFAGEKGADLLPEIVSESIQQTHGALNIIILGSGDKHIEHQLGELNKTFSNFALELGYREPLSHKIYAGTDFLLMPSRVEPCGLNQMYAMRYGTVPIVRYTGGLRDTVADISTGGNGLNFGTATAEDTVHAMHRALHIYHDRGLMKSLIRSNMANDFSWENSAGKYMHIYSS, encoded by the coding sequence ATGAAAATCTTTAATATTTCCTTGGAATGTTACCCGGTAGCGAAGGTTGGCGGACTGGCTGATGTTGTGGGCGCATTGCCGAAATATTTAAATAAAATCGATGGCGTTGAAAGCAGTGTGGTGATGCCATGGTACAACAAACCATTTATGCACCAGCATGAGTTTGAGGTTGTATTTGAAGGTCTTATCCATCAGAGTTACCACACTTTTCCGGTGAAGGTGATGAAGGAGAAATCCGGAGTTTTAGGGTTCGATCTGTATTGTGTGAAGATTCCGGGGCTTTTAGACCGCGACAATCCTTATGGTTACTGGGACGAGAGCCAACAGTTCCTCGCGTTTCAGCACGGCGTTCTGCATTGGCTCACCTCGATGAAGATCAGACCCGATATTCTGCACTGCCACGATTATCACACCGGTTTGGTTCCGTTTATGATTGAAAACTGTCCCGAATTTTCTTTTTTAAAAGGTGTAAAAACCGTTGGAACGATTCATAATGGCGAATATCAGGGCCAGATGAAATGGGAAATGGCTTCGTACCTTCCGTGGTATAACAGCGATCACTGGGGTTTGCTCGATTGGGATGGCTACATCAACCCGTTGGCTTGCATGATTAAATGCTGCCACCGCTTCAATGCGGTTTCCGAAGGTTACCTGCAGGAACTTTTTCATAGTTTCCGCGGTCTCGAGTCGCTCATGCAACAGGAACATGCAAAGGCTTTCGGCATCATCAACGGCATTGATACCGAGGTTTGGGATCCGGCGACAGACATTTTCCTTGATTTCAGGTTCAATACAGAAAGTGCTGCAGCGGGCAAGTGGGAAAACAAGAAATCTTTATGTGAGGAGTACGGCCTGAACCCCGATCTGCCTTTATTTGGTTTTATAGGGCGATTTGCGGGCGAAAAAGGCGCCGATCTGCTTCCCGAAATTGTTTCAGAAAGTATTCAGCAGACCCACGGCGCGCTGAATATCATCATCCTCGGTTCCGGCGACAAACATATTGAGCATCAACTTGGCGAACTTAATAAAACCTTCTCTAATTTTGCACTCGAGTTGGGTTACAGGGAGCCGCTCTCACATAAAATTTATGCAGGGACAGATTTTCTGCTGATGCCTTCGCGGGTAGAGCCCTGCGGCCTCAATCAGATGTACGCGATGCGATACGGAACGGTCCCGATTGTGCGGTACACAGGTGGTTTGCGCGATACAGTCGCAGATATTTCGACGGGCGGAAACGGACTGAATTTCGGTACTGCCACTGCAGAAGACACCGTGCATGCCATGCATCGTGCGCTTCATATTTACCACGACCGGGGTTTGATGAAGTCTCTGATCCGCTCAAATATGGCTAACGATTTTTCGTGGGAAAACTCCGCCGGCAAATATATGCACATTTACTCATCGTAA
- a CDS encoding ErfK/YbiS/YcfS/YnhG family protein: MQGKSVNIMFGKKLMMSRLFKITLILVALVAVVQCKKENTQIVEEPVVPKDSAIQAENPKPEISYKPFVFPEDNKDSAMAVFNKQYSEEEQYTILALNRLDSKNKWRADTLAVPDQFDHTLMSYSPFPDNLQILADVNKFVLFSYPIQAYALYEKGRLVKWGPTSMGKKSAQTKQGLMFGNWKKELAISTVDSEWKLPYNFNVHNTLGIGWHQYDLPGFPASHSCLRLLMDDAKFLYKWADQWVLDEKGTSRIATGTSVIVFGEYNWGGKKPWKNLLDDPAANDVSVTVLHAVIEPHLAEIMEEQANREEVLAQKSAVKIAKPAA; encoded by the coding sequence ATGCAGGGGAAATCTGTAAATATAATGTTCGGAAAGAAATTAATGATGTCGCGTTTATTTAAAATTACTCTCATTCTTGTGGCGTTGGTCGCCGTTGTCCAATGTAAAAAAGAAAATACGCAGATTGTGGAAGAACCGGTTGTTCCAAAAGATTCTGCAATTCAGGCTGAAAATCCAAAACCTGAAATCAGCTATAAACCTTTTGTATTTCCCGAAGATAATAAGGATTCTGCCATGGCAGTGTTCAACAAGCAGTATTCAGAAGAAGAACAGTACACGATACTTGCACTCAACCGCCTGGATTCTAAAAACAAATGGCGAGCAGATACGCTCGCGGTTCCGGATCAGTTCGATCATACACTCATGTCTTATTCGCCGTTTCCAGATAACCTGCAGATTTTAGCAGATGTGAATAAATTCGTACTGTTTTCCTATCCGATTCAGGCGTACGCACTGTATGAAAAGGGAAGACTCGTCAAATGGGGTCCTACAAGTATGGGCAAAAAATCGGCACAGACAAAACAGGGTCTGATGTTCGGAAACTGGAAAAAAGAACTTGCCATTTCAACGGTTGACAGTGAATGGAAGCTTCCTTATAATTTCAACGTACACAACACATTGGGCATTGGTTGGCACCAATATGATTTGCCCGGTTTCCCGGCGTCGCATTCGTGTTTGAGGCTGCTGATGGACGACGCCAAATTTCTTTATAAATGGGCGGATCAGTGGGTTTTAGATGAAAAGGGTACAAGCCGAATAGCCACGGGAACATCCGTAATTGTATTTGGGGAATATAACTGGGGCGGCAAAAAGCCCTGGAAGAACCTGCTTGACGATCCTGCAGCTAACGATGTGTCTGTTACTGTGCTCCACGCGGTAATTGAACCGCACCTCGCTGAAATTATGGAAGAGCAGGCCAACCGCGAAGAAGTGCTGGCACAGAAATCTGCAGTTAAAATCGCAAAACCAGCCGCTTAG
- a CDS encoding Phosphoenolpyruvate carboxylase, whose protein sequence is MQNQEKTEKFRQIVENKFQIYNSLFMSLPYDKMTNIGMLLPFLYEESKAGYENGKNPVEIVEEFFSKHTGLESEGQKTELLFKIIQYIERQVVLFDSIEDAAFAELHPAGETGTLLQLYDRSLQQHQLEATRAKMKDFAVRVVFTAHPTQFYPSSVQRILHDLRSAIMKDSVTEIDMLLQQLGKTPFLNREKPTPLDEAMSIIFYLRYVYYDSLGELYAKIKNSFGDGDFVPPHDIFQLGFWPGGDRDGNPFVTAETTLQVAKELNSSVLKSYYEHLKKLRRRLSFRGVSEVLDMLSDALYDAIFKDQHITSDEILNRIHEAQQILNGKHNGLFGDLLDDFEDRVKIFGTHFATLDIRQDSRVHQNVIDEIVMKKSDLQSENIMNEDKLKWLLETDVILNPEDFEGITQDTLRNICNIKDIQKINGARGMSRYIISNSDGIKDVLNVFGLFRLCGYKEDDINIDIVPLFETMEGLDAGEGVMRELYELPVYRKHLERRGNAQTIMLGFSDGTKDGGYLKANWEIYETKEQLTKVSDENNIKVIFFDGRGGPPARGGGKTHDFYASQGKTIANNKIEITIQGQTITSVFGNKDQAKYNFEQLLTAGIENDVFKNSKKDLTENERNLIRELAEISFKKYSDLKAHPMFVPYLQEMSTLQYYGKTNIGSRPSKRAGNDELKFEDLRAIPFVGSWSQLKQNVPGFFGFGFALHQLKMQGRFDEIRALYKGSDFFKTLVLNSMMSMNKSYFPLTYYMKNNLRFGGFWSILFEEYELSKALMLELTGFKMLMEEEPLSRKSVKIREKIVLPLLSIQQYALMKIQKGEGNREAYEKLVMRSLFGNINASRNSA, encoded by the coding sequence ATGCAAAACCAGGAAAAGACCGAGAAATTCAGGCAAATCGTCGAAAACAAGTTTCAGATTTACAATTCACTGTTCATGAGTTTGCCTTATGATAAAATGACCAACATCGGCATGCTGCTGCCTTTTCTGTACGAAGAAAGCAAAGCCGGTTACGAAAACGGCAAAAACCCCGTAGAAATTGTAGAGGAGTTTTTCAGTAAACACACCGGCCTCGAATCTGAAGGGCAAAAAACCGAACTGCTGTTCAAAATCATCCAGTACATCGAGCGGCAGGTCGTGCTTTTCGACAGTATTGAAGACGCTGCTTTCGCCGAACTGCATCCTGCCGGCGAAACAGGAACCCTGCTTCAGCTATACGACCGCTCGCTGCAGCAACATCAGCTTGAGGCGACGCGTGCTAAGATGAAAGATTTCGCGGTAAGAGTTGTCTTTACGGCGCACCCAACGCAATTTTACCCGAGTTCTGTACAGAGAATCCTGCACGATTTGCGTTCGGCCATCATGAAAGATTCGGTTACTGAAATCGATATGCTTTTGCAGCAGCTCGGCAAAACTCCTTTTCTAAACCGTGAAAAACCTACGCCGCTCGACGAAGCCATGAGCATCATTTTTTACCTGCGCTATGTGTATTATGATTCTTTGGGCGAACTGTACGCGAAGATTAAAAATTCATTTGGAGACGGTGATTTTGTTCCACCTCACGATATTTTCCAGCTTGGTTTCTGGCCTGGCGGCGACCGGGACGGAAATCCGTTTGTTACTGCTGAAACAACCCTGCAGGTGGCGAAGGAACTGAACTCCTCAGTCCTCAAATCCTATTACGAACACCTTAAAAAGCTAAGACGGCGCTTAAGTTTCAGAGGTGTTTCGGAAGTACTCGATATGCTTAGTGATGCGCTTTATGACGCAATCTTCAAAGATCAGCACATTACTTCCGATGAAATTTTAAACAGAATACACGAAGCCCAGCAGATTCTTAACGGGAAGCATAACGGCCTCTTCGGCGATCTTTTGGATGATTTTGAAGACCGTGTGAAGATTTTCGGAACTCATTTCGCTACTTTGGATATCCGCCAGGACAGCCGAGTGCATCAGAATGTCATCGATGAAATTGTGATGAAGAAGTCCGATTTGCAATCCGAAAATATTATGAATGAGGATAAACTAAAATGGCTTCTTGAAACCGATGTAATCTTAAATCCTGAGGATTTTGAGGGCATAACGCAGGACACGCTCAGAAATATCTGTAATATTAAAGACATCCAGAAAATAAACGGCGCGCGCGGCATGAGCCGGTATATCATCTCGAATTCCGACGGGATTAAAGATGTTTTGAACGTTTTCGGACTTTTCAGGCTCTGCGGTTATAAGGAGGATGATATCAATATCGATATTGTGCCGCTTTTCGAAACGATGGAAGGTTTGGATGCCGGCGAAGGTGTGATGAGGGAGCTTTATGAACTTCCGGTTTACAGGAAGCATCTCGAAAGGCGCGGAAATGCGCAGACCATTATGCTCGGCTTTTCAGACGGCACCAAAGACGGCGGTTATCTTAAAGCCAACTGGGAAATTTATGAAACCAAAGAGCAACTCACTAAAGTTTCTGATGAAAACAATATTAAAGTAATCTTCTTCGACGGGCGTGGTGGTCCGCCTGCGAGAGGCGGTGGAAAGACGCATGATTTCTATGCCTCACAGGGAAAAACCATCGCGAACAATAAAATTGAAATTACTATTCAGGGCCAGACCATTACAAGTGTTTTCGGAAACAAGGACCAAGCGAAGTATAATTTTGAGCAACTTTTAACGGCCGGAATTGAAAACGACGTTTTTAAAAATTCAAAAAAAGATTTAACAGAAAACGAAAGAAATCTTATCCGGGAACTCGCTGAAATAAGCTTTAAAAAATATTCAGATCTGAAGGCGCATCCGATGTTCGTGCCGTACCTGCAGGAAATGAGCACACTTCAATATTACGGCAAAACCAATATCGGCAGCCGGCCGAGCAAAAGAGCCGGAAACGATGAGCTGAAGTTCGAAGATCTGCGCGCCATTCCTTTTGTTGGATCGTGGAGCCAGCTGAAGCAGAATGTTCCGGGATTTTTCGGGTTCGGCTTTGCGCTGCATCAACTGAAGATGCAAGGTAGATTTGATGAAATAAGAGCGCTGTATAAAGGATCTGATTTCTTTAAAACGCTTGTGTTGAACTCGATGATGAGCATGAATAAATCTTACTTTCCGCTGACCTACTACATGAAGAATAATCTCAGGTTTGGTGGTTTCTGGAGTATTCTATTTGAAGAATACGAGCTTTCGAAAGCGCTGATGCTCGAACTTACGGGTTTTAAGATGCTGATGGAGGAAGAGCCGCTTTCAAGAAAATCGGTAAAGATCCGCGAGAAAATTGTGCTGCCGCTTTTAAGTATTCAGCAATATGCGCTGATGAAAATTCAGAAAGGAGAGGGCAACCGCGAGGCCTATGAAAAACTTGTGATGCGATCGCTGTTCGGAAATATTAATGCGAGCAGGAACTCGGCGTAA
- a CDS encoding Dihydrodipicolinate reductase: MKIGLLGFGKTGKAVAAVILQNKEFSLEWVYRKRPLLEGRNVPEFLGVESDHPGRVYSAATIEMPDLLDQHPVDIIIDFSSETGIYIYGETAAERGIKIISAVSHYGDEEKSLLKKLGEKTVVFWSPNITLGVNYLLFAAQFLKKIAPWVDIEINEEHFKEKIGTSGTAVKLAKALELPEEHINSVRAGGIVGKHEVIFGFPFQTVRLIHESISREAFGNGVVFVAQNLKNKDAGLYKFEDILLPYFSQQ, translated from the coding sequence ATGAAAATAGGACTACTGGGGTTTGGAAAGACAGGAAAGGCCGTCGCTGCCGTGATTTTACAGAACAAAGAGTTTTCGCTCGAATGGGTGTACAGAAAGCGTCCGCTGCTAGAAGGTCGGAATGTACCCGAATTTCTGGGTGTTGAATCTGATCACCCCGGCCGTGTGTATTCTGCTGCCACCATCGAAATGCCCGATCTGCTTGATCAGCATCCGGTGGATATTATCATCGATTTTTCATCCGAAACCGGAATTTACATTTATGGCGAAACCGCCGCCGAACGCGGCATCAAGATCATCAGCGCAGTTTCGCATTACGGAGATGAAGAGAAATCACTGTTAAAAAAATTAGGAGAAAAAACAGTCGTGTTCTGGAGTCCCAATATTACATTGGGCGTAAATTATCTGCTGTTCGCTGCACAGTTCCTTAAAAAAATAGCGCCGTGGGTAGATATTGAAATTAATGAGGAACACTTTAAGGAAAAGATCGGTACATCCGGAACCGCGGTGAAACTTGCCAAAGCCCTGGAGCTGCCGGAAGAACACATCAATTCTGTAAGAGCCGGCGGTATCGTTGGTAAGCATGAAGTGATTTTCGGGTTTCCGTTCCAGACAGTGCGCCTGATCCACGAATCTATCTCACGTGAAGCATTTGGCAACGGTGTAGTGTTTGTGGCGCAAAATCTTAAAAATAAGGACGCCGGTCTCTACAAGTTTGAGGATATTCTGCTTCCGTATTTTTCACAACAGTAA
- a CDS encoding Subtilisin-like serine protease → MKKLLLVFIFLSFVMTDAQTELVFVFFKDKPNKAAFYANPLTELSQKSLDRRMRLGIALNDQDVPLEASYIQNVRNLGFTVTDYSKWMNGVAVNATAAQIATLQAQTYVQSVERFIKHPDGGKSTVTKRDKFEEFNNTTGKINFNYGIGLSQINQINLRPLHVAGYTGTGVTIAVIDTGFPTVNTGSAYARIRNNGQIKGGYNFINKTADVYSTALNNHGSYCLGVIAGYIQNQYVGSAPDADFYLYATEDAYNEIPEEMIYWTEAAEEADRKGVDVITTSLGYYDFDDPRYNLLYSDMDGQTSFIARTAQIAAEKGIIVLAAAGNEAQNAWQYIVTPGDNAKVFSIGGVTATGASSSFSSYGPNAAGVSKPDASARGTGTAMGYNNGATTSSGTSFATPLAAGGVACLLQAVPEKPLETLKSLLRENASLFPSTTPQMGYGILNFAATLSDAQLAAAEANRKSKIRIYPNPVTADFAIDTTEKIELVEIYDTLGRKVQSLPQGKTYNLRNFGKGIYFVKIKTADNEYIEKLIKN, encoded by the coding sequence ATGAAAAAATTACTATTGGTTTTTATATTTCTGTCTTTTGTAATGACGGATGCGCAGACCGAACTTGTCTTCGTATTCTTTAAAGACAAGCCTAATAAAGCGGCATTTTATGCTAATCCGCTCACCGAACTTTCGCAGAAATCGCTCGACAGACGCATGCGGTTAGGCATTGCGCTGAACGATCAGGATGTACCCCTGGAGGCATCGTATATCCAGAATGTGCGCAATCTCGGTTTTACGGTGACTGATTATTCTAAATGGATGAACGGCGTGGCGGTAAACGCAACAGCCGCTCAGATCGCCACGCTTCAAGCGCAGACTTATGTACAGTCGGTTGAACGTTTCATTAAACATCCTGACGGCGGTAAAAGTACCGTAACAAAAAGGGATAAGTTTGAAGAATTCAACAACACAACCGGAAAAATCAACTTTAATTACGGAATCGGACTTTCTCAGATCAATCAGATCAATCTCCGGCCGCTTCACGTTGCGGGATATACGGGAACCGGCGTAACAATTGCGGTGATCGACACTGGATTCCCAACTGTAAACACCGGATCTGCTTATGCCAGAATCCGGAACAATGGCCAGATCAAGGGTGGCTATAATTTCATCAATAAAACCGCTGACGTTTACAGCACAGCGCTGAACAACCATGGTTCTTACTGTCTGGGCGTAATTGCGGGTTACATTCAGAATCAATATGTAGGTTCGGCGCCAGATGCAGATTTTTATCTTTATGCGACCGAAGATGCCTATAACGAAATACCCGAAGAGATGATCTACTGGACTGAAGCTGCAGAAGAGGCCGACAGAAAAGGGGTTGACGTAATCACCACATCTTTAGGTTATTACGATTTTGATGATCCGCGATATAATTTACTGTATTCCGATATGGATGGCCAGACCTCCTTTATCGCCAGGACGGCGCAAATAGCAGCTGAAAAAGGTATTATTGTGCTTGCAGCTGCAGGAAACGAAGCGCAGAACGCCTGGCAATACATCGTTACACCTGGCGACAATGCCAAAGTTTTCTCCATTGGCGGCGTAACGGCCACCGGCGCAAGTTCATCGTTTTCATCGTATGGACCCAATGCGGCAGGCGTCTCGAAGCCCGATGCCAGCGCACGCGGCACCGGTACCGCGATGGGTTACAATAACGGCGCGACGACCAGCAGCGGAACCTCTTTCGCAACACCACTTGCGGCTGGCGGAGTTGCATGTCTGTTGCAGGCAGTTCCAGAGAAACCATTGGAAACGCTGAAGAGTTTGCTGCGTGAAAATGCGTCGCTCTTCCCAAGCACAACGCCGCAAATGGGCTACGGCATCCTGAATTTTGCAGCCACATTAAGCGATGCGCAATTGGCCGCTGCAGAAGCAAATAGAAAATCAAAAATCCGGATTTATCCTAATCCGGTGACCGCAGATTTTGCCATTGATACAACGGAAAAAATAGAGTTGGTAGAAATATACGACACGCTGGGGCGCAAAGTACAGTCCCTGCCACAGGGTAAAACGTATAATCTCCGAAATTTCGGCAAAGGAATCTACTTTGTTAAAATAAAAACCGCAGACAACGAGTATATTGAAAAACTGATTAAGAATTAA